GACCACCGGGACGACACCCGCGCCCGGTCCCGGCGCCCCGGACGCCCCCTCCCCGACGTCCGGTCTGACTCCCGCGCCGGCGCCGTCCCCGACCGCGACCCTGCCACCCGGGTGCGAGGTGGGCGACTGATGGCCACCGTCACCGAGCCCGCCCCGCGCACCGGCCGCAACGTCGAGCTGGCCCTGCTCGTCCTGGCCGTCGGGGTGGCGATGGCCGCCTACGCCCTCGTCGGCCTGGCCCAGGACGGCGTGTGGCCGCCGGGCCTGCTCGGGTACGGCGCCGGGCTCGGCGCGCTGGCCGTCGCGCTGCACCTCGTGCTGCGCTGGCGGGCGCCGTACGCCGACCCGGTCCTGCTGCCCATCGCGACGGCGGTCAACGGGCTCGGGCTCGCCGTCATCCACCGCCTCGACCTCGCCGAGGGCCAGTCCGGTGCGTCCGCGTTCGCCCCCCGCCAGCTGGTGTGGACGGCGATCGGGGTCGCCGCCGCGGCAGCCGTCCTCGTGCTGCTGCGCGACCACCGGATCCTGCGCAGGTACACCTTCACCGCGATGGTCGCCGGGCTCGTCCTGCTCCTGCTGCCGCTCGTGCCGGTGCTCGGGACGACGATCAACGGGGCCCGGATCTGGATCCGGCTGGGGCCGTTGAGCTTCCAGCCCGGCGAGCTGGCCAAGATCGCGCTCACGGTCTTCTTCGCCGGCTACCTCGTCACCCACCGGGACACCCTGTCCCTGGCCGGTCGCACGGTGCTCGGCCTGCAGCTGCCGCGGGCCCGGGACCTCGGCCCCATCCTCATCGCCTGGGTGGCGAGCATGGGCGTCCTCGTCCTGGAGCGGGA
This DNA window, taken from Kineosporiaceae bacterium SCSIO 59966, encodes the following:
- a CDS encoding FtsW/RodA/SpoVE family cell cycle protein, whose amino-acid sequence is MATVTEPAPRTGRNVELALLVLAVGVAMAAYALVGLAQDGVWPPGLLGYGAGLGALAVALHLVLRWRAPYADPVLLPIATAVNGLGLAVIHRLDLAEGQSGASAFAPRQLVWTAIGVAAAAAVLVLLRDHRILRRYTFTAMVAGLVLLLLPLVPVLGTTINGARIWIRLGPLSFQPGELAKIALTVFFAGYLVTHRDTLSLAGRTVLGLQLPRARDLGPILIAWVASMGVLVLERDLGTSLLFFGIFVAMLYVATQRVAWIALGLGLFAAGAVLAWSLFDHVQGRVQAWLDPYDPAVYDAEVGGSYQLVQGLFGMANGGLIGTGLGQGRPDIVPYAESDFIVAAIGEELGLAGLTALLLLYLVLVQRGLRAAVGVRDGFGKLLAGGLAFAVALQVFVVAGGVTRVIPLTGLTMPLLAYGGSSLVANWMIVALLLRVSDAARRPAPVVVSTSSSSADTAATQVVAVRPGGTS